The region AAGATGATCAACAAAATAATAGATGAGACAGGTGTTAAAATAGACATAGACGATGATGGGAAAGTAACAATAGCTGCAGTAGATGTAGAAATGGGCAATAAAGCTATAGATATGATAAATAAAGTAACTAAAGATGTTGAAGTTGGAGAAATGTATCTTGGTAAAGTAACAAGGATAGTTCCTTTTGGTGCTTTTGTTGAAATATTGAATGGAAAAGAAGGGTTAGTTCATATATCCAATATTGCATGGGAAAGGATTAATAAAGTAGAAGATGTACTTTCTGTTGGAGATGAAATATTAGTAAAAGTTACAGAAATTGATAACCAAGGTAGAATTAATTTATCTAGAAAAGATGCCTTACCAAAGGAAGAGAATAATAATAGTGATAATGAAAAATAAAGGCATGAACCTAAGAGTGGTTCATGTTTTTTTATAACTCATAGGAAAGTTCTAGTTTTCCTTAATATAAAACTTTCCGAAATGAGTTTCAAAAAAGGCTTCCTTATTATGTTCTGATAGAAGCCTTTTTTATGCAATATTATGTTTTTTAAAAATATTTTCAAGTCTTCATGAATATATTATATAGAATATATTTTGGAGGCGATTTGTAATGAAGATAATGTATATTAAGAAAAAAGTTATTTATATTATTTTAATAGCTATTGTTACAATTATTTTTTTAAGTTTTATACGAGTTGGAATAAGAAATAGGGATAGTGAAACATTTGCTAGAGATATATATTATAATGGGAATATTGATAAAAAGGTAATTGCTTTTGCTTGTAATGTAGATTGGGGAGAAGAGTACATTCCTAAGCTTCTAGATATATTAGAAGAGGAGGATATATCTATAACTTTTTTTGTTACTGGGAAATGGGCAGAGAAGAATGAGTCGTTACTTAAAGAAATATATAATCGTGGTCATCAAATAGGTAATCATGGATATTCACATAGAGACTATGGGAAATTGAACTATGAGATAAATAAAAGTGAGATAGAAAAATGTCACAATGTAGTATATAATATTTTAGGTATTGATTGTAAATATTTCGCTCCACCATCAGGATCCTTTAATGATAATACGATTAAAGCAGCAAATGAATTAAATTATGATATAATTATGTGGAGTATTGATACAATTGATTGGAGAGAAGATACAACAGAAGAATTGATAGTACAAAGAATATTAACTAAAGCTGACAATTCTCATATAGTTCTTATGCATCCTAAGGAAAACACTATAAAGGCACTACCATATGTTATAAAATCATTAAAAAAAGATGGATTTCATATAGGAAATATTAGTGATGTAATAAAATAAGAATTTTTACGTTTTCCTTTTATTAAACATTGTATATAAGCTATTATCTGAAATCATATTTTAAAATACATCTCTTGCATTTCCTATTCTGGGGGCAGAGAAACAATAGTCAATTATTTTAATACTCATTATATACCTAGTAATATAGTTATTAATGTTAATGATATTTTATTTAGTTGAGGTGATTTTGTGAAAATTAAAATTGTAAACAAAAGTCCATTCCCCAATCCTGAATATAAAACTGAAGGTTCAGCTGGACTTGACTTATATGCAAATATAAAAGAAACAATGATTTTAAAACCATTTGAAAGAGTATTAGTGCCAACTGGGATATATCTATCTATTCCCATTGGATATGAAGCTCAAGTTAGAGCAAGAAGTGGATTAGCTTTAAAGCATGGAATAACATTAGCCAATGGCATTGGTACCATTGACAGCGATTATAGAGGAGAAATAAAAGTTATACTTATTAATCTAGGTAATGAAGATTTCAAAATTAATAGAGGGGATAGAATAGCTCAGTTAGTATTTTTAAAGTATGAAACAATTTCATTAGTAGAAGTTGAATCTCTAGATGAAACATCAAGAGGAGATGGCGGTTTTGGTCATACAGGGTATTAAGATATCATATCTGATCTTATCATAATTGATATAACATATATATAATACAAAAGAATATAATATAATAATCAACTTAATTAGAAAAAAATTATTTTGTATTATATAATATATGGAGGTATCATTATGCGATTAAATGATTTAGGAGGAAAAGAAATAGTTAATTTAAATGATGGTGGAAGACTTGGCGTTATTGCTGATTCAGACATTATTATTGATGAGAAAACAGGCAAAATTATTTCTTTATTAATCCCTGATAGAAGAATACAATTTAAATTGTTTGGAGAAAGAGAAGAAATCGAGATTCCATGGGATTGTATTAGAAAAATTGGCAATGATATGATAATAGTTGAATTAGAAGATTACTAAATAGTATAATTTTTTCACTTTTTTTAGTATAAACACATAATATAAACTATCGATAAAAGATAAAGAGGTGAAATACAGAATGAATACAATAATACAAAAATTTGGTGGTACATCTTTAGCTTCAGAGGAAAGTAGAGAAAGAGTTGTTTCTAAAATAATCAATAAACATAATCAAGGTTATAATGTAGTTGTAACTGTTTCTGCAATAGGTAGAAAAGGCAATCCATATTCTACAGATTCTTTAATTGACCTAATAAATACAAATACTGTTTCTTATAGGGATAAGGATTTATTACTTTCATGTGGTGAGATAATTTCGGCTGTAGTACTTTCGAGTACTTTAAATGAAAAAGGATATAAATCTATTGTATATACAGGTTATCAGGCAGGTATTGTCACGGATGATAATTTTGGCAATGCAGATATTATTGAAATCAATCCTGAAAAATTAATTAAAGGTTTAGATAAAGGTTATATAGTTATTGTAGCAGGTTTTCAAGGTGCAAATAGGAACGGTGAAATAACTACATTAGGTAGAGGTGGTAGTGACATTACAGCTGTTGCATTGGGAAAAGCACTCAATAGCCAGTGGGTAGAAATATATACTGATGTTGATGGAATTATGACGGCTGATCCGAATATTGTTCCAGATGCTAAAGTATTAGAAAACATGTGTTACTCTGAAGTTTATCAACTAGCAGAAGATGGTGCTAAAGTCATTCATCCTAAGGCTGTAGCAATTGCTCAGGAATCCAAAATTCCTATAAGAATATTAAATACTTTTTCAGAAAATGAAGGAACTAAAGTTGAAACATTAGAGAGAATGTATTATAGTGGAAACAACACTATGCAGGAAGATAAAATTATTACAGCAATCACTTATAAAAAAGGTAGGGTACAAGTAATATTAGATTTGGATAATAATGAGAATAAAACTGAAAAATTAATGGAAGAGTTAACTTCAAATAATGTTAGTATTGACTTGATAAACTTTTTTATCGATAAAAAGGTTTTTACTATTGATAATGAAGACGTACTAAAATTAAAAAAAATAATGGATAGTGGAGATTATAGTTATAAAATAGTAAAAAACTGTTGTAAGCTAAGTGCTATAGGGTATAAAATGAGAGGCGTACCAGGTGTTATGGCTAGAATAGTAAAAGCACTACTAAAAGAGAATATTAAAATTTTACAATCCTCGGATTCTCACAATACTATATGGTGTTTAATTGAAGAGAAAGATACTGATAAAGCAATTAATGCTCTCCATAAGGAATTTAAACTTTACCAATAATAAAAAGCATAATTATCTATATGATAATTATGCTTTTTTATTGGGGATATTATTGTGTAAATAGTAAAAACTATTATTAATATTGATTATAATTTGGAGGGAATTATAAAATGAAAAAAAATAATTTATCAAACAAAATTGAAGAAATTGAAGAAAACAAGGATGAATTAGAAAGTCTAAAAGAAGTAGGTATGATGCAAATTTCAACTATGCCTAATGACATTCAGTTTTTAACTATAATAGGAGAAATAGAAGGACATATAATGGCTCCTCCACAAAAGAAGGCTACAAAGTATGAACATCTTATTCCTTTGCTTATATCAGCAGTTGAGGATCCAAAGATTAAAGGGATATTTATAATATTAAATACTATTGGTGGAGATGTAGAAGCAGGATTAGCACTTGCAGAAATGATAACAAGTATAGATAAGCCTAAGGTATCTTTAGTACTTGGAGGAGGGCATAGTGTAGGAGTGCCACTTGCTATAGCTACAGACTATTCATATATTGTACCTTCAGCTTCTATGACCATACACCCAATTAGAACTACAGGTTTGGTTATAGGTGGACCTCAAACCTTTAGATATTTTGAAAAGATGCAACAAAGAATCATAAATTTTATAGTTCGAACATCTAATATAGATATAAAGGTTTTAAAGGATCTTATGTATGCAACAGATGAAATAGCTAATGATGTTGGAACAATACTTATAGGTCAAGAGGCAGTTGATTATGGCTTAATTGATGAAGTTGGTGGCTTTAGTGATGCATTAAATAAACTAAGAAGTCTTATGGATTAATATAATAGTATAATATATGAAATTATGCTATAATACAGAAGTAATCAGATTTTAAATTTTAAGGGGGGTTTTTTTTGACTTATTTTCAAGCAATAATATTAGGTATATTTCAAGGAATTAGTGAATTCCTTCCAATTAGTAGTTCTGGACATTTAGTAGTATTACAACGTATTTTTGGTATCAAAGAAGGGAATTTGTTTTTTACCGAGATGTTACACTTTGGAACCTTAATCTCAATTTTTGTAGTGTTCTTTAATGATATTATAAAAATAATAGTTGAGTTTTTCAAGATGATAGGACAGGGTATAAAAAATAAGAAATTTAAAATTACAAATATATATCAGAAGATGGCTATCTTAATTATAGTTGGAAGCATTCCTACTGCTATTATTGGGTTACTATTTCAAGATACATTTGAAAAATTATATTCTTCATTATTATCCATAAGTGTAGCTTTTATAATTACTGGTTTTATATTGTGGATAGTAGATAAGAAATCTAGAGGACATAAGAAGGTAAAAAACATGAGTTATGTTGATTCTCTTGTAATAGGTACTTTTCAAGGAATTGCCATAATACCAGGTATTTCTAGATCTGGTTCTACAATAGCTGGAGGACTTTTTAGAGGTTTAGATAGAAACTTAGCTACTGAATACTCTTTTTTACTTGCTTTACCAGCAACTTTTGGTGCTGCTTTATTAGGTATCAAAGATGTTGTTGAAACAGGTAGTGAGGTTTATTTTTCATTACCCTTAATCACAGGAGTAATAATTTCAGCTATTGTAGGAATTGTTTCACTTAGATTATTAATAAAACTACTTCAAAATAAAAAATTACATTACTTCTCATATTATCTATGGGCTCTAGGAATATTTTTATTGATATACCAATTATTTTAAATAAAGAGGATTTTATAATCTTCTGTAGAAATAAACCTAGAGGTGAATGTTTTGAAAAATAAAAGTAAAAAAAGAAATAAAACTAAAAACAGTAAAAAAAATATTAATAAAGATATTTTAGGAATAATAATTGTCTCAATAGGAATACTTTCACTTTTAAGTTTGTTTAGTAATAAAACTGGTGTAGTTGGCAATTTACTTAAAAATGTTTTTTTAACCTTAATGGGATTTGCAGGTTACATATTTCCTTTAATCATTATTTTCATTGGATTCTGTTTTATTTTAACAACTGCAGATGTTGAAAATAACAGGAAATCTATATACTTGCTTTTGATTTTTTTATGTTTCATTATAATTTTAGATATCAAACTTTTGAAGAATGACTCTTTTACTGAACGAATAAATTTGGCCTTTAGTTATAGTCAAAAAGGATTAGGTGGAGGATTAATAGGAGGCTTTTTAGGTTTCGTTTTTTTTAAGCTGTTTGGTACCTTAGGTTCTTATATTATATTATCTATAGTAATTTTTGTTAATTTCTTATTAATTACTGAAATAAAATTAAAAGATCTATTTTCAAAACAAAAAACAAAACCTAAACTTAAATCTATAAAAATTAACAACTATAATAAAAATGAAGAAATAAAAAAGAGTGAAAGAATAGTAGATAGTTTAGAAGATAAGAATCAAAATATTAAAATACTAGATTATTCAAAGAGACAAACAGTTGAAACTCAGGATAATTATAAAGATATTAACTTCAAACCTAATGTTAATCTAGATAATTATCAGTTCCCTTCAACAGATTTACTAAAAGATAGATTTGATAAAATTGGACTTGATGATAAAAAAGAAATCTTAACTAATGCTAAAAAAATAGAAGAGACTATGAAAAACTTTGGAGTTGATGCAAATATTATTCAAATTAGCAAAGGGCCTACTATTACATGTTATGAATTACAACCCGCACCTGGAGTTA is a window of Anaerosalibacter sp. Marseille-P3206 DNA encoding:
- a CDS encoding ClpP family protease, encoding MKKNNLSNKIEEIEENKDELESLKEVGMMQISTMPNDIQFLTIIGEIEGHIMAPPQKKATKYEHLIPLLISAVEDPKIKGIFIILNTIGGDVEAGLALAEMITSIDKPKVSLVLGGGHSVGVPLAIATDYSYIVPSASMTIHPIRTTGLVIGGPQTFRYFEKMQQRIINFIVRTSNIDIKVLKDLMYATDEIANDVGTILIGQEAVDYGLIDEVGGFSDALNKLRSLMD
- a CDS encoding polysaccharide deacetylase family protein, with protein sequence MKIMYIKKKVIYIILIAIVTIIFLSFIRVGIRNRDSETFARDIYYNGNIDKKVIAFACNVDWGEEYIPKLLDILEEEDISITFFVTGKWAEKNESLLKEIYNRGHQIGNHGYSHRDYGKLNYEINKSEIEKCHNVVYNILGIDCKYFAPPSGSFNDNTIKAANELNYDIIMWSIDTIDWREDTTEELIVQRILTKADNSHIVLMHPKENTIKALPYVIKSLKKDGFHIGNISDVIK
- a CDS encoding YlmC/YmxH family sporulation protein; translation: MRLNDLGGKEIVNLNDGGRLGVIADSDIIIDEKTGKIISLLIPDRRIQFKLFGEREEIEIPWDCIRKIGNDMIIVELEDY
- the dapG gene encoding aspartate kinase, with translation MNTIIQKFGGTSLASEESRERVVSKIINKHNQGYNVVVTVSAIGRKGNPYSTDSLIDLINTNTVSYRDKDLLLSCGEIISAVVLSSTLNEKGYKSIVYTGYQAGIVTDDNFGNADIIEINPEKLIKGLDKGYIVIVAGFQGANRNGEITTLGRGGSDITAVALGKALNSQWVEIYTDVDGIMTADPNIVPDAKVLENMCYSEVYQLAEDGAKVIHPKAVAIAQESKIPIRILNTFSENEGTKVETLERMYYSGNNTMQEDKIITAITYKKGRVQVILDLDNNENKTEKLMEELTSNNVSIDLINFFIDKKVFTIDNEDVLKLKKIMDSGDYSYKIVKNCCKLSAIGYKMRGVPGVMARIVKALLKENIKILQSSDSHNTIWCLIEEKDTDKAINALHKEFKLYQ
- the dut gene encoding dUTP diphosphatase; protein product: MKIKIVNKSPFPNPEYKTEGSAGLDLYANIKETMILKPFERVLVPTGIYLSIPIGYEAQVRARSGLALKHGITLANGIGTIDSDYRGEIKVILINLGNEDFKINRGDRIAQLVFLKYETISLVEVESLDETSRGDGGFGHTGY
- the uppP gene encoding undecaprenyl-diphosphatase UppP, producing the protein MTYFQAIILGIFQGISEFLPISSSGHLVVLQRIFGIKEGNLFFTEMLHFGTLISIFVVFFNDIIKIIVEFFKMIGQGIKNKKFKITNIYQKMAILIIVGSIPTAIIGLLFQDTFEKLYSSLLSISVAFIITGFILWIVDKKSRGHKKVKNMSYVDSLVIGTFQGIAIIPGISRSGSTIAGGLFRGLDRNLATEYSFLLALPATFGAALLGIKDVVETGSEVYFSLPLITGVIISAIVGIVSLRLLIKLLQNKKLHYFSYYLWALGIFLLIYQLF